The Nitrospinota bacterium genomic sequence CGAAGTTATATTGTCGAAAGCGCCATCGAGGCGTATCTGGACGTGAACGAATGGCAAATCAAGGCCATCAGAAAAGCCCTCAAGGACGCCGCCAGCCCATCCGCCCAATGGATCGATCATCAGGTTGTGAAGGCCAGGTGGGAGCGCAGGCGTGCGGATAAGATGGCTTAAAGCCGCCGCGGACGACCTTCTCCATGTTGAAGCTTTCATTGCCCGCGAAAATCCCGCAGCCGCTGTTGACGTGGTCTTGGCCGTGATTAACGCCGTGGAAAAACTTGGCCGGTTCCCCGCAATGGGGCGGCCCGGCCGTGTGGACGATACAAGGGAGCTTGTGGTCGGTGGTTTTCCATTTATTGTCCCGTACACCGTCAGGAAAGATGTGGTGGAAATATTGCGAGTGTTTCACCAGCGCCAGAAATGGAGCGATATGGATTTTGATATGGAATCAGCCCGGATAAAATGACTTTTCCCCTCGGCCTTTACATTCACATCCCTTTCTGCCGCCACAAGTGTTTCTATTGTGATTTTCACTCCGTGCCGGGGAAGGACGAACTGATCGGCGGCTATATCACCGCCGTCATCAAAGAAATCCAGTCGCGCGCGTCCATGGCCATCAACCGCAAAATCGGTTCCATATTTTTCGGCGGCGGCACTCCTTCGCTTCTTTCGCCGGAACACGCCGAGGCGATTCTGGACACATGCCGAAAATCGTTCGGGATCGCCCCGAACGCGGAAATCACAATGGAGATGAATCCTGAAAGCGTGGAGGCTGTAAAACTTTCCGCATATCTGGCAAGCGGGGTGAACCGCGCCTCCATCGGCGTACAGTCGCTCAACGGCAAGCGCCTAAAATTCCTCGAACGGGTCCACACCGCCGGTCAGGCCCGTAAGGCCATCGAAACGGCTTTTCTGGCCGGTTTCGAAAACGTTTCCGCCGATTTCATGTATTCGCTCCCCGGCCAGACGATGGACGAATGGCTCACCGGGCTTGAGACCGCCGCCGGGTGGGGGATATCGCACATATCGTGCTACGAACTCACACCGGAAGAGGCCACGCCGCTTGGCCGGGCCGTGAAGGCAGGTGAAGTGAACCTTGCGGAAAACGGCGTGAAACTTTTCGACGCAACGGAAAGCGCGCTGGAAAACCGCGGATTCGTCCATTATGAAATATCGAACTACGCCCGGCCTGGGCGCGAATGCGTCCATAACCTGGGTTACTGGAAATACCGGGACTATATTGGCGTTGGGGCGGGGGCGCATGGATTTATCAATGGCGGGCGGTGGGAGAACGTGCGCGATATCGAAACATACATAAGCCAGACCGGCGATAGCGGCATGGCCGTCAAGCGGGCTGAAAAAGTGACAGGCGAAATGGAATGGACGGAGCGGCTTATGCTGGGATTGCGGATGAAAAACGGGATACCTTTCGGCGGCGCGCAAATCACGGATAAAATAAAGTCCATGATAAGCGGAGGGATGCTCGAATATGCCGGCGGGAACCTGCGCGCAACGGCGAAAGGATGGAGGTTGCTGGATTCCGTGCTGGCGAATGTATAATGAAGGCCATGAGCAAAGACTATTACGAACTGTTGGGCGTCAAACGCGACGCGGATGAAAAAGAGCTGAAAAAGGCCTATCGCAAGCTGGCCAAGCAGTACCATCCTGACAAAAATCCGGGCAACAAGGCGGCCGAGGACAAGTTCAAGGAGATCAGCGAAGCCTACGCGGTGCTTTCCGACAAGGACAAGCGCGCCAAGTACGACCGGTTCGGCCACGACCGGTTCCACCAGACATACAGCCAGCAGGACATCTTCAACGGCGCCAATTTCCAGGATATTTTCAGCGAAATGGGGATCGGCGGCAACATATTCGAGATGTTTTTCGGCGGCGGGCGCGGCGGTGGAGGGCGCATCCGGTTCGAACAGGGGGGCGGCGGCATGGGGGGCGGATTCGGGTATGATCCTTTCGCCGGGCAACGCGGCGCGGCGCGCGGCCAGGATTTCGAGACGGAGATGACGGTAAGCCTGCGCGAGGCTGTGAAAGGATGCGAACGGCCGCTCACCCTAAGGACGCCGGACGGAGTCCAGACGCTTACGGTCAAAATTCCGGCGGGGATAGAGACCGGCAAAAAGCTGCGGTTGAAAGGGAAGGGGGGCAAGGCCCCTCGCGGCGGCGAGGCGGGGGACGTTTATGTGGTGATAACCGTGGCGGAAGACCCGGTGTTCAAGCGGGAAGGGGCGGACCTTTATGTGGACGCCCATGTGGAATATTCAAAGCTGATCCTCGGCGGAGCGGTGGCGGTGGAAACGCTGGATGGGGAACGGACCATCAAGGTGGCCCCGGGCGCCGATCCGGGGAAGATGATCCGCATAAAAGGAGGCGGCGCGCCGATGCTAAAGGGTGGCGGCCACGGCGATCTTTATGTGAAGCTTCGGGTGAAGGCCCCGGCCCATCCCACCGATGAGCAGAAAAAGCTGGCGGCGAAGCTGGCGGAGCAGGGGCTGTAGGACAAGAGCGTTGCGTAACTAATATGATGCTATATATTATCAAAATAAGGTGATAACCTGATTTAAGGCACTATGTGAAAAAGGATCGGCCATGCCTATAATAAAACCAATTTCCAGCCTTCGAAACCAGACACGCGCAATCGCCTCCTTGTGCCATGAGCGCGACGAGCCGGTCTATCTGACCACCAATGGCGAGGGGGACCTGGCCGTTATGAGCATTGAGCATTATGAAAGGCTTAGCGCCAGGGCCGAGCTTTACGGAAAACTCGCCGCCGCGCAGGCCCAGGCCGCCTCGGGAGAAAAGGGCCTTGCCCATTCTCAAGTGATGAAAAAACTCCGGCTCCGGCTGCATGGCGGATAAATACAAGCTTCGGTATTTACCTGCCGCTTACGATGATCTTGTTTCTATTTTTGACTGGATCGCAAACGATTATCCCGCCAAAGCCGCTGAGTTTGTCAGTGAACTTGACAAACGCGCCGGAGCCTTGGGATCCCATCCATTTCTTGGCCGCATACCACGTGATGAAAAGCTTAAAAACGCCGGTTATCGCGTTCTAATCATCGAATCATTTATTGTGTTTTACGTTGTCCGCGGCAAGACGGTCGAGATCCATCGCGTGGTCCACTGCTCCCGCAATCTTGACGACATGATTTAGAATCCGGATTGTGGACGGCGTTCAATGAAATGGGGAAGCACGCCCTGCTTATTTCCCGCCGTTCTCGCCTGATTTCTCCAAGTCTATCATCTCGCTCCCCTTGACGTATGTGGCGGGCACCACCTTGGATATCTTGCTAAGCTGTTTTACGATTTCCTTGACCCGCATGGAGAGGTTGAGCACGTCGTTGACGGTCTCGTCCACTTCCCCGGGCTTCAATTCCTTCCAGTTCTTGAGGAACTCCAGGTTTCCGATGATCCCGGTGAGGGGGTTGTTGATCTCGTGCTGGAGCGTCACCGACATTTTCAGCGCCGCCTCCAGCTCTTTCTTCGCGGAAAGCTCGTCTTCCAGCGATTTGATGCGAAGGTGCGCCGCCACGCGGGCCAGAAGCTCCTCCGGGTTGAACGGCTTTGTGATGTAATCGTTGGCGCCCACGTCCATCCCCTGGAGCTTGTCGCCAAGTTCGGTCTTCGCGGAGATCATGATGATGGGGATAAAGCGGGTCTTGTCCTCTTTTTTCAGCCTGCGGCACACCTCGAACCCGTCCATGTCCGGCATCATGATGTCCAGCAGGATGATGTCCGGCTGGTCCGCCGCCACTTTTTCAAGCGCTTCCTTGCCGCTGCCGGCGGTGGCTATCTTGTACTCTTTCTTGCGCGCAAGGGTCATGCGCACAAGCAGGGATATGTTCGGGTCGTCGTCAACTATCAGAACTTTTTGCATTCCAAACCCCTGATTAAGGCGCCCTTTTCAAGTTCAGAATGCATTGTACTATGCCAAGCGCCAGGATGCGCGAGATTTTATAAACTGGAAAAAGGGGGCGTCCAAAACCTGATGCGTCATTTTTAAGCTCCGTTTTTAATGTTTATGTTGAAATTATAAGCAGGTTTTTTCTTCCGCGTGTTTTCTCGCCGCTCACACAAGTTGTCGAATTGTGTTCACTTTTTGTGGAGTTGAACTGTCACAACTCCGACATTTTCAACGCATCATATTTAAGCCCATTTTTATGACTACGCTTAAATTATAAGCGGAATCCATCTTCCGTATTTTTCCGAGCGCCAGTGAAAACAAGGCGTTTTAAGCTTTTTGGTTTATGGCGCCTGGCTTGCAATCTTTCATTAGCCATTGATTGTAAATGAAGTGAATGATGAAAAAGCCAAACGTAAGCCCCGGCGGGCTTATACTAAAGAAGCCGCTGGGAAGGCTTTCAAGGATAGCCCTGATATCCGTTTATATCTCGGCTTTATTTATTCCACTTGCGCCGCTTGGAATAAAGGGCTCTTTTTTGCTGGATAGCTCGCCGGAGTTTTGTGTTTCCTGCCACGTCATGCAAAAAAGGTATGAAGGCTGGTCGCATTCCGCGCACAAGAACTCGGCCACGTGCACCGATTGCCATCTGCCGCAACAGACGTTTGTCACCAAAATCGCCGGCAAGTTGAGGGACAGCCTTAATCACGGTTACGCCTACGCGTTCAACAGCGTCCCCGATCCCATAAGAATAAAGAAACACGGAGCCGAAACGGTGATGCAAAACTGCATAAGGTGCCATGAACGTCTGGTGTCGGGAATACATAACGAAGGCAGGAAGTGCTGGGATTGCCATCGCGGCCTGCCGCACGGATATTAAGGAGGGTTTTGTCATGACATTGAGCCGTTATGCGTTGTCCGCGCTGTTAATCGCGGCAGTTTCATGTTTCGGATGCGGACAGAAAAGCAATCCGGTGGATGCGCCGTTCACTATTCCGAAAGGGGAGAAAGACCCCGCCGTCTGGGGAAAGAAATATCCCAACCACTACGACAGCTACCTGAAAAATTCCGAGATCAGCAAGGGATACAGCAAATACAGAAGCGACGAAGAATGCAGGTTAAGCCCGTGGCCGTTCCAGCTTGCCCTGTTTGACGGGTGGGGCTTTGGCGTTGAATACAACGAGCCGAACGGGCATACGCAAATGTTGAAAGACCAGCTCAAAATAGACCCCTCACGCCGAAAGGCCGGCGGCGTTTGCATGACATGCAAAACCGCATACGCCCCCGAATTAAAGGAGAAGCTGGGCGCCGGTTATTTCAGCAAGCCATATGACGAGGTATGGAAAGAGCTTCCCGAAAAGCACAGGGAAATGGGGGTCGTATGCGCCGACTGCCATGATTCCGAAACGATGAACCTGAGAATCAGCAGATGGACGCTCATTGACGGCTTGAAGGCGATAGGCAAAGACCCGGACAGGCTGACGCGCCAAGAGCTTCGCAGCCTCGTATGCGCCCAGTGCCATGTAACTTACGCGATTCCCAAGGACAAGGACAACAAGTCCACCGGCCTTCTGTTCCCGTGGAAATACGGGAAATGGGGAAACATCTCCATCGAGAACGTCATACGGCAAATCAAGGACGACGGCTTGAGGGAATGGAAGCATAAATTGACGAATCAGAAGCTGGGGCATCTGCGGCATCCTGAATTCGAGCTTTTCTCATCGCCTGGCAGTGTGCACTGGGCGGCTGGCGTGGCCTGCGCGGATTGCCACATGCCATATGAGCGGGTCGGCGGCGAAAAGATGTCGTCCCACAGGTGGGAAAGCCCCTTGAAAAAGAACATGAAGGCGTGCATGCAGTGCCACAACCAGAGCGCCGACTGGCTCAAAGAGCGGGTGTTCGACATACAGGACAGGGTCAATCACTTGTTCACTAAAGCCGGTTACGCAGTCGCAGGGGCGGCGTTGACGATAGAAGCGGCGGAAAAAATTCCGCGAGTTGACCAGAAAGCGCTTCTAAAAGCCAAAGAGGTTTACGAGGAGGCGTACTACCGGAACACATGGATCGGCGCTGAAAACAGCATGGGTTTCCATAATCCGCCGGAAGCCTTGCGGGTGTTGGGCGACGCGCTTGACCAGGGGCGCCGGGCGGAAGCGTTAGCCAGGGAAAGCATAATTAAAGCCGGGGGCTCTCCGCCGGAACTGGACATGGCAAAGATAAAAGCGGTTATCGCGGAACGGTACAAGTCCAAAGACGGCAAGACCGGGTACAAGGGAAACGTCCCGGAGAAGGCGAAACTGCTGGCGGAGGGTGGCCGATGATTGACGCGGGTGACACGGCATGGATGCTTTTCGCCACCGCGCTCGTGATGCTGATGACCGTGGGCGTCTCTTTTTACTATGCGGGAATGTCGCGGAAGAAAAACGTTCTCGCCGCCATCATGCACGGTTTCGCGCCACTATGCCTGGTGAGCGTCATCTGGGTGCTGTGGGGTTACACCATCGCTTTTGGACGCGATAACGGAGGCATCATCGGCGGGCTGGAATGGCTGGCGCTTGCAGGCGTGGGGTCCGCCCCCTCCGCCTCCGCCGGAACAATTCCTCATCTTGGTTTCGCCGCCTTCCAGGGAATGTTCGCCGTGGTCACCACCGCCATAATCGCGGGAGCTTTCGCCGAAAGGATGAAATTCACCGCGTTTCTGCTGTTCACGGCGTTATGGGTGACCTTTGTTTACGCTCCGCTGGCCCATTGGGTGTGGGGCAAGGGGGGGTGGATCGGCGGGGTCCTTGGCGCGCTGGACTTCGCGGGCGGAACCGTCGTCCATATCAGCGCCGGCGTGGCCGCCCTTGTGGCGGCTTTTTTAATCGGCCCGCGGCGGGGCTTTGGAGTCTCGTCAATGGCTCCGCATAATCTGGTTTTCACATTGATTGGCGCGGGCTTGCTGTGGTTTGGCTGGTTTGGCTTCAACGCGGGCAGCGCGTTTTCCGCCGGTAATCTGGCGGCGCTGGCTTTCATCAACACGAACAGCGCGGCCGCCGCCGCCGCTTTGGCCTGGATCATCATTGAATGGCTTCAAAAGGGCAAGCCCACTTTCCTTGGCGCGGCAAGCGGCGCCCTTGCCGGTCTTGTCGCAATCACTCCCGCCTGCGGCTTCGTGGGGCCGTTACCGGCGATGATTATCGGAGCCGCCGCCGCTCCTCTTTGTTACGGCGCGATAATGTTGAAGCCAAGACTCGGCTATGACGATTCTTTCGACGTTTTCGGCGTGCACGCCGTCTGCGGAACATGGGGCGCGATGGCCACAGGGCTTTTCGCCTCCACCGCCGTCAACCCGGCCGGTTTGAACGGCTTTTTTTCCGGAAACCCCCCGTTATTGGGAATCCAGGCCATCGCGGTGATCGCCACTTACGTGTATGTGGCGTTATACACCTATATCATTTGCAAGATCGTGGACAGGGTCGTTGGGTTGCGGGTCAGCGAAGACGATGAAATAACAGGTCTCGATTACACTCAGCATAGAGAGAGCGCATACAATTCCTGATTCAACTCAGGCCGCGGAGGCGGGAGTGAGCATTAACCGGCTTGTCAGCGCGAAACTGGCCAGTTAATAAGCCGCTAAGCTCACGCTAAAGTTCTTTTCCAGCGATCCGGACAAGCCGGGCGGGATCGAAAATGAAAAAAGGATAGTCCCGCGCCGTGGCTGCTTGCCACTGTTTTTCAAGCGAGGTCAAATGTTCCAGTTCGCCTGCAAGGGCCTTTCGCGCTGGTTCCTGCATCGCGCTCAACGCGGAGTTGATCTCCTTTATCCTGCGGCCGATCGCTTTCCTGTCCGCGCCGGGATACTTGATCGCCTCCACCAGGCGCGCCTTTTCACCTGTCAACGCCGCCGCCTCGGCTCCCGGGGGCGCGGTGAGTTCTGGTTTCTGTTCGATATCACGCAAGGAGCCATGGATTTCCTCCATCCGCCTCGCCGGATTTTCAGCTTCCGCGCCGGGCCAGAGGGTGGCGGAAACGCATGCGTATTCCGGAGGCTGGATCCCATAAAACTTGCGCATTATGCCGTCGCTGATGGCGTCATACTTGGCTCCGCCGCAGCCGTGGATGAAAAAGTCGCAGACGAACAGCCGCAGGAAAATCGAAAGGGTTATGGCTTTCGGGCGGATTTGCGCCCGGCCCGCAAGGATGTCTTCCATTTCAAACAGCGATCCCGATTCGGACACCATCGTCAGCGAGCCGCCCAGCTTCTCAACGTACGCCCGCTCCCTGCCTGCCCCGGCGATTATCCAGAAGGGGGTCTCGGCTATCCCCGCCTTGACGCCAAGGTTTGGAAACGGATTTATCGGGTAGCGCAGTTTGTGTTCTTTCCTGTACCGTTCAAGTTCGCCGTTGTACGCCGCCGTAAAATCTTCCAGCCTGCGCAGAATGTCCACCGCATACTCCAGGAACGCCCCTGTGGTGGACAAGGTGGACACCTTCAATTCCAGACAATTTTCCCCCACAGGTTTTTCCCACGCCCGCCGGATGATTATGGAGCGCGAAGTGAAATCCGGCGTGTCCATCGAAGAGCTGTTCAACCTGTCCAAAAAACTTTCCGCCGCCGACCTGGGGATTTTTAAGCGAGGCCCGTCCATAAGGCCGATGGCGGCCTTCAAGCGCTCAAGCGTTATGTCCGGCGACTCGGTTTCGGCGGTCTCGTATAGACGGTTGCGGCCCGGTTGCGGAAAGATCAAAGCATCTGTCTTGACGATCCTTCCATCGTTTAACGATGGTATGGCCGCCCGTTCCGCCTCGAACACGTCCGTGTCCACCGAAATGAACAGCGGCGTTAGCCCCAACGCCTTGGCCGCCGTCATCAGCGTTATGTTCTTGAAGGCCACTCCCGGATGGAAAAGCTCCGGCTGGTGGCCGGAACAGATGACCGGCGCCAAAGGGGAGGGCGCCACCGGCGCTTGAAGACCCAGGCTTGAGGTATATTCAACGGCCTTTGACAAGGCGGACGAACGCGCCAGCTCCGCCATTTTCGCGAGATGCGTGTTGGCCGCCGCGCGCTCTTTGGCGGAGCGGATGTTTCTGGCTATCGCCTCGGCAAATCCGGAGGCTGGCGGTATGCAAAGTGTCTCGCCGTCGTTTTCCGGGATGGCGGCCCTGTCCATTTTCAAAACGTCACTTCCCCTGCGGCGCTATGCGGTCCGCCTGGATTTTGGCGTATTTTTCATCCGCCATCTTTCAAGCTCGCGTTCCACCACTTCCATATAGTACCCAAGCCGCTTTTCCGGATCGTCAATGCCGCCGCCGAAGGTGCGGGAGAGGTTTTTGTATATGCGCGGCGTGGGAATTTCCTGTACCGAAAGGCCGGAATGTTTCGCCTGTATCCAGAACTGCAAAGGCTGGGCGTAGCCCGGTTCGTCCAGGGAAAGCCTGGCGATGGCTGAAACGCGGTAACACTTGAAGCCGCAGAACGAGTCTGTGAGGTTGAATCCTGTTATCTGGTTTATCACTTCGGTGATCTTGCGGTTTATGTCCAGCCTGTCGGGCGGGGCGGCGTCGTCCTCCGGCGATGTTTCCAGATACCGCGAACCGGATAGAACGTCATAATCCCCCAGTTCGGCGAACATACGCCCGATGAACTTGGGCTCGTGCTGTTCGTCGCAATCTATGGTGACAACCTTTTCGTATCCGTTCCTGACGGCGTATTCAAGCCCGTCAATCACCGATTTCCCATACCCCATGTTGCGTTCATGGCGCAGGACCACGATCCCCGGCGTGTTTTGAAGCGTTTCATACGAGCCGTCGGTGGAGCCGTCGTCCACGGCGAGAATGTCCCCGTCGTGGTTGTCCCGTATTTTGGCCATCACAAGGGCCAATGTGGCGATTTCGTTGTACACAGGCACGGCCACAAGATCGCTCATTTGCAAAAACTCCGCGAGATGAAAACATAATCAGCCCCGCCCGGCGCAAAGCTCCGGGGCTGCCGCGTTCCAGGCTGGAATTGTATCATTGTTGACGGATGGAGGGCATTAGCGCGCGCTAACGCCGCCTTAGGGCGCCTGTTCTTCTTCCTGCTCCTGTCCGATCTCATGGACGTATTCCGTCGGCTGTGTGCCGTCTATGAACGCCTCGAATATAGCGTTTTCGCTGGACGATTTGGTCAGTAGCCCGGTCTTTTTGTCCACCCGGGCGAAAACGACGTTCTCCGGCGGGGTGAAATCGCGCACGGCGTAGTTTTTTAGCGCCTCTTTCATGAACGCTATCCATATCGGTATGGCGGCGCGGGCGCCGGTCTCCTTTTTGCCGATGGGCGAATTGTCGTCCCTGCCCACCCACACCGCGCACACGATGTCCGGGGTGAAGCCGATGAACCACGCGTCGTTATAGTTGTTCGTCGTGCCGGTCTTCCCGGCGATGGGCCTGCCAAGCTCGGCCACCTTGGCCGCCGTCCCTTCGGCCACAACGCTTTTCATCACGCTTGCCATCACGTAGGCAGTGGCGGGGGATATGCGAGGATCGGGGGGCGACGGGCTGTTTGACTCCATTATGGAGTCCTTGCTGTCCTTCACCGAGTTGATGTACATCAGGTCCACGAAATCGCCCCCGTTGGCCAGCACCCCATAGGCCCGCACCATCTCTTCCACCGTCACCGGATAAGACCCCAGCGCCAGCGAAAGATAAGGGTCCAGCGGGCTTGTTATGCCGAACAGCCTGGCGTAGTCCACCACCACCTGGGCGCCTATTTTGTCTATCACCTTCACGGTGACCACGTTGCGCGAGTGGGTGACAGCCTCGCGTATCGTGGTTGGCCCGAAATACTCACCCTCGAAGTTGCTGGGGTTCCACGCCTTAAAGCCCGTCTTGGCAGGGTCTATCACCACCGGCGAGTCCATCACCACGGTGGCGGGGGTGAAGCCGTTGTCCAGCGCGGCTGTGTATATTATCGGCTTGAACGACGATCCCGGCTGGCGCATCGCCTGTACCGTCCGGTTGAATTTGGATACGTCCGCGTCGTATCCCCCCACCATGGCCAGTATCTCGCCGGTCTTCGGATTGGTGGCCAGCAGCGACGCCTGGGTATTGGGCGTCTGGTCGAGCGCCAGCGGAATCTGGCCGTCCGCACCGGCCCTGGCCAATATGCCCACCTCGATGATGTCGCCTTTCTTCAGGACTTTTCTCGCGTCTTCGATTTTCGGCGCCCACATGAAGTCCGCGTTGGGATTGGCCTTGTGCGCCCAGTCCATGCTGGCGAGCTGTATCGTCCCCTTAGCTCCGTCGAAGGTCACGCGGACAAGCCCTTTGTCCACGGCGGTCACCACGCCCCTTATGCGCCTGCCGGGCCTGTAGAAGTCGGGGGACGTTGTCCTGATCTCTTCCTTCTGGTTTATCTGCGCCCAGTCCGGTTTCTGGCCCCCCTCCACGTTCACTTTGCCCACGGGGCCGCGGTATCCCAGGCGCTTGTCCAGTTCCTCCAGCCCGGCCTTGAGCGCCGCGTCGGCCGCAGTCTGCATTTTCAGGTCCAGCGTGGTGTATATTTTCAGCCCGGAGTGGTACAGGGCCGTGGCCCCGTATTTCTTTTCCAGGTAGCGCCGCACATGCTCCCCAAACCATGCTGCCTTGTTGGCCGCCTTCTTGAATCCGGAAAGGCGTATCGGCTCGTTCTCGGCCTTTTCCTTGTCCTTTTCGGAGATGGCGCCAACGGCCACAAGCCTGCTTAACACGTGGGAACGGCGCGCCCTGGCCTTTTCAAGGTTGTTGTACGGCGAATAGTTCGTCGGCGCCTTGGGGAGCCCGGCGATCATGGCGATCTGCGCCAGTGTAAGCTCGCTTAGCTTTTTGCCGAAGTATGTTTCCGCGGCGGCGGCAACGCCGTATGAGCCGTGGCCGTAATATATCTGGTTTAGGTATATCTCCAGAATTTCGTTCTTGGAATAGCTGCGCTCTATCTCAAGTGAGAGGAGCGCCTCCTTTATCTTGCGCCCCATTGTGCGTTCCGGGGTGAGAAGCAGCGTTTTGGCAAGCTGCTGGGTGATGGAGCTGCCCCCCTGCACAACCCGGCCTGCCTTTATGTTCTCGAAAAAGGCGCGGAGTATCCCTTCGTAGTTGATGCCGCTATGCTCGTAAAACTGCGCGTCCTCCACGGCGATGGTCGCGTCGCGGAAAAGCTTGGGTATCTGGTTGAGGGTGACCAGGAGGCGCTTTTCAACGTAGAACTCGGAGATCAGCAGCCCGTTCCTGTCGTAAACGCGGGTGGCCTGGCTTGGATTGTATTTTCGTAATGTGGATATGTCCGGGAAATCCTCGCTGAAAAGCTTGGTGTAGTAATATCCCGCCCCGGCCCCCGCCGCCGCCGCCACGGCGATGATGATCATCGCCGATATCAGCCCCGCGCGCGCCGCGATGGAAGGCTTGCGCCCGCCGCCGTTCGAGGGTTTGGTATCGGTTTGCAGGTTCGGCGTCTCGCCGTTGTTTATGGGTTTTTCTTCGGGCTTTTGGCCCGTTTCCCCGGCTTCGTTACCGGTCATTTCAACCCTTCTTCGCCGGGGCCTTTAGCCCAAGCTTCTTCATTACCAATTGCAGGTCGCTCCATGCGTCTTTCTTGGACGATTCGTTCCGCAAAAGGTACGCCGGGTGGAACGTGGGCAGAAGGGGAGTGCCGTGGTATGAGTGGAAATCCCCGCGCAACTTCGATATGGGGATGTTGTTCTTGAGCAGCGTGTTGGCTGCCACCGCCCCCAGGGCGCATATGATCGCCGGGCGGATTATCTCTATCTGGCGGAGCAGGTACGGCTCGCACATTTCCACCTCGCCGGGGAGGGGATTGCGGTTCTCCGGCGGGCGGCACTTTATTATGTTGGCGATGTACACCGTCTCCCGGGAAAGGCCCATGGCGCCGATCATCTTGGTCAAAAGCTGGCCGGCGCGCCCCACGAAAGGCTCCCCCTTCTTGTCCTCCTCGGCCCCCGGCGCCTCGCCTATGAACAAAAGCCGCGCTTCCGGATCGCCCACGCCGAAAACGGTGTTCGTCCTCCCTTCGCACAACCCGCACTTGACGCACCCGCCCACCTCCATCTCGATGGCGGCCAGCTTCTCCCTTTTGGAGCCGTCCTTGCCCCGTTTTTTCACTTCTTCTTCCTTTATCGCGGGTGGAGCCGTCTTTGGCTCCGTCTTCACCGCCAATTCCGCCGCGCCGGACAATCTTTCGATAAGTCCGCGCTGCAATGTCCCTTCAACGTTCTCATGGCCGTGCAGCCTTAACGTCTCAAGCTCCGATTTGAGCGCCGCCAACCTGACGGCCGCCGTCCTGGCTCCGCTCATCAGCCCTTCACCTTGACGGACCGGAGGGACATTATCTCATCAAAAATCTTCCGCGCAACGTTCTCTTTCAGGTCACGGCCGATATTTGC encodes the following:
- a CDS encoding ribbon-helix-helix protein, CopG family, yielding MKEPTAFRITPKIKKRLDKFAKETKRTRSYIVESAIEAYLDVNEWQIKAIRKALKDAASPSAQWIDHQVVKARWERRRADKMA
- a CDS encoding type II toxin-antitoxin system RelE/ParE family toxin, translating into MRIRWLKAAADDLLHVEAFIARENPAAAVDVVLAVINAVEKLGRFPAMGRPGRVDDTRELVVGGFPFIVPYTVRKDVVEILRVFHQRQKWSDMDFDMESARIK
- the hemW gene encoding radical SAM family heme chaperone HemW translates to MTFPLGLYIHIPFCRHKCFYCDFHSVPGKDELIGGYITAVIKEIQSRASMAINRKIGSIFFGGGTPSLLSPEHAEAILDTCRKSFGIAPNAEITMEMNPESVEAVKLSAYLASGVNRASIGVQSLNGKRLKFLERVHTAGQARKAIETAFLAGFENVSADFMYSLPGQTMDEWLTGLETAAGWGISHISCYELTPEEATPLGRAVKAGEVNLAENGVKLFDATESALENRGFVHYEISNYARPGRECVHNLGYWKYRDYIGVGAGAHGFINGGRWENVRDIETYISQTGDSGMAVKRAEKVTGEMEWTERLMLGLRMKNGIPFGGAQITDKIKSMISGGMLEYAGGNLRATAKGWRLLDSVLANV
- a CDS encoding DnaJ domain-containing protein, yielding MSKDYYELLGVKRDADEKELKKAYRKLAKQYHPDKNPGNKAAEDKFKEISEAYAVLSDKDKRAKYDRFGHDRFHQTYSQQDIFNGANFQDIFSEMGIGGNIFEMFFGGGRGGGGRIRFEQGGGGMGGGFGYDPFAGQRGAARGQDFETEMTVSLREAVKGCERPLTLRTPDGVQTLTVKIPAGIETGKKLRLKGKGGKAPRGGEAGDVYVVITVAEDPVFKREGADLYVDAHVEYSKLILGGAVAVETLDGERTIKVAPGADPGKMIRIKGGGAPMLKGGGHGDLYVKLRVKAPAHPTDEQKKLAAKLAEQGL
- a CDS encoding type II toxin-antitoxin system prevent-host-death family antitoxin, which encodes MPIIKPISSLRNQTRAIASLCHERDEPVYLTTNGEGDLAVMSIEHYERLSARAELYGKLAAAQAQAASGEKGLAHSQVMKKLRLRLHGG
- a CDS encoding type II toxin-antitoxin system RelE/ParE family toxin gives rise to the protein MADKYKLRYLPAAYDDLVSIFDWIANDYPAKAAEFVSELDKRAGALGSHPFLGRIPRDEKLKNAGYRVLIIESFIVFYVVRGKTVEIHRVVHCSRNLDDMI
- a CDS encoding response regulator, giving the protein MQKVLIVDDDPNISLLVRMTLARKKEYKIATAGSGKEALEKVAADQPDIILLDIMMPDMDGFEVCRRLKKEDKTRFIPIIMISAKTELGDKLQGMDVGANDYITKPFNPEELLARVAAHLRIKSLEDELSAKKELEAALKMSVTLQHEINNPLTGIIGNLEFLKNWKELKPGEVDETVNDVLNLSMRVKEIVKQLSKISKVVPATYVKGSEMIDLEKSGENGGK
- the nrfH gene encoding cytochrome c nitrite reductase small subunit; the encoded protein is MKKPNVSPGGLILKKPLGRLSRIALISVYISALFIPLAPLGIKGSFLLDSSPEFCVSCHVMQKRYEGWSHSAHKNSATCTDCHLPQQTFVTKIAGKLRDSLNHGYAYAFNSVPDPIRIKKHGAETVMQNCIRCHERLVSGIHNEGRKCWDCHRGLPHGY
- a CDS encoding ammonia-forming cytochrome c nitrite reductase subunit c552, yielding MTLSRYALSALLIAAVSCFGCGQKSNPVDAPFTIPKGEKDPAVWGKKYPNHYDSYLKNSEISKGYSKYRSDEECRLSPWPFQLALFDGWGFGVEYNEPNGHTQMLKDQLKIDPSRRKAGGVCMTCKTAYAPELKEKLGAGYFSKPYDEVWKELPEKHREMGVVCADCHDSETMNLRISRWTLIDGLKAIGKDPDRLTRQELRSLVCAQCHVTYAIPKDKDNKSTGLLFPWKYGKWGNISIENVIRQIKDDGLREWKHKLTNQKLGHLRHPEFELFSSPGSVHWAAGVACADCHMPYERVGGEKMSSHRWESPLKKNMKACMQCHNQSADWLKERVFDIQDRVNHLFTKAGYAVAGAALTIEAAEKIPRVDQKALLKAKEVYEEAYYRNTWIGAENSMGFHNPPEALRVLGDALDQGRRAEALARESIIKAGGSPPELDMAKIKAVIAERYKSKDGKTGYKGNVPEKAKLLAEGGR